From Echinicola jeungdonensis, the proteins below share one genomic window:
- the rplR gene encoding 50S ribosomal protein L18, whose translation MAFNKNSRRLRIRRSIRKKISGTDKRPRLSVYKSNTGIYAQLIDDLKGHTLAHASSKELGATKNANVTVSKEVGKKLAERAVANGFAEVVFDRSGYLFHGNVKALAEGAREGGLKF comes from the coding sequence ATGGCTTTTAATAAGAATTCAAGAAGACTTAGGATCAGAAGGAGTATCAGGAAAAAGATTTCCGGTACTGATAAAAGACCCCGTTTGTCAGTGTACAAGAGCAACACAGGAATTTATGCGCAGCTAATCGATGACCTCAAAGGTCATACCCTTGCGCATGCTTCTTCTAAGGAATTAGGTGCAACAAAAAATGCCAATGTGACTGTTTCTAAAGAAGTAGGTAAGAAATTAGCGGAGAGAGCGGTTGCAAATGGATTTGCAGAAGTAGTTTTTGATAGAAGTGGCTACTTGTTTCATGGTAATGTTAAAGCTCTTGCTGAAGGTGCAAGGGAAGGTGGCCTTAAATTTTAA
- the rplF gene encoding 50S ribosomal protein L6, which translates to MSRIGKKPINIPAGVTVDVATDNVVTVKGPKGTLSQDVNPDITVKLEDNQVVLARPTESKRHKSLHGLYRALINNMVVGVSEGYKKELELVGVGYKATNQGQVLELSLGYSHNIYFALPQDIAVKAETPKGKNPVVTLEGIDKELIGQVAAKIKSLRKVEPYKGKGIRFVGEQVRRKAGKTAAKK; encoded by the coding sequence ATGTCTAGAATAGGTAAAAAACCAATAAATATACCAGCGGGTGTTACTGTAGACGTGGCCACAGATAATGTAGTCACTGTTAAAGGTCCCAAAGGTACACTATCTCAGGATGTGAATCCCGACATTACAGTTAAATTGGAGGACAATCAAGTTGTTCTTGCCAGACCAACTGAATCTAAGCGTCACAAATCATTACATGGTTTGTACCGGGCATTGATCAATAATATGGTAGTTGGTGTGAGTGAGGGATACAAGAAGGAGTTGGAACTAGTAGGGGTAGGTTATAAGGCAACCAATCAGGGACAAGTATTGGAGCTTTCTCTTGGTTACTCACACAATATTTATTTTGCACTTCCTCAAGATATTGCTGTTAAGGCTGAAACCCCAAAAGGTAAGAACCCTGTGGTAACTTTGGAAGGCATTGATAAGGAATTAATCGGGCAAGTTGCTGCCAAAATCAAGTCTCTACGTAAGGTAGAACCATACAAAGGAAAGGGTATTCGCTTTGTAGGTGAACAAGTTAGACGTAAGGCTGGTAAAACTGCCGCTAAAAAATAA
- the rpsH gene encoding 30S ribosomal protein S8 — MTDPIADYLTRLRNAIKASHRIVEIPASNIKKEITKVLHDKGYIQNYKFEDNGPQGTIKIALKYNPVNKQNAIVKLSRVSKPGLRKYTKHETLPRVINGLGIAIISTSRGVMTDKEARTEGVGGEVLCYVY; from the coding sequence ATGACTGATCCAATAGCTGATTATTTAACCAGGTTGAGAAATGCCATAAAGGCATCTCACCGTATCGTTGAGATACCTGCTTCCAATATCAAGAAGGAGATTACAAAGGTACTTCATGACAAGGGATATATTCAAAACTACAAATTTGAAGATAATGGACCTCAGGGTACCATTAAAATTGCTTTGAAATATAATCCTGTCAACAAGCAAAATGCAATTGTAAAACTTTCAAGGGTAAGTAAGCCAGGTTTGAGAAAATACACGAAGCATGAAACCCTTCCAAGGGTAATCAATGGCCTCGGTATTGCAATTATCTCCACCTCTAGAGGTGTGATGACTGATAAGGAAGCGCGTACAGAAGGTGTAGGCGGAGAAGTACTTTGTTATGTATATTAA
- the rpsN gene encoding 30S ribosomal protein S14 — protein sequence MARESIKARERKRERLVAKYAKKRAELKAAGDYEALDKLPKNASPVRLHNRCKLTGRPKGYMRKFGINRVTFREMAAAGKIPGVTKASW from the coding sequence ATGGCAAGAGAGTCGATTAAAGCTCGTGAAAGGAAAAGAGAACGTCTTGTAGCCAAGTACGCCAAAAAAAGAGCTGAACTAAAAGCAGCCGGAGATTATGAAGCTTTGGATAAATTACCAAAAAATGCTTCTCCAGTTAGGTTGCACAATAGATGTAAGCTTACCGGTCGTCCTAAAGGTTATATGAGGAAGTTCGGTATCAACAGGGTTACCTTTAGAGAGATGGCTGCTGCAGGTAAAATTCCTGGTGTAACTAAGGCGAGCTGGTAA